The sequence below is a genomic window from Eleginops maclovinus isolate JMC-PN-2008 ecotype Puerto Natales chromosome 20, JC_Emac_rtc_rv5, whole genome shotgun sequence.
GACCCTTTTTAAAGATTATAGGAAGACATATGGCAACTGacaattaaattgtatttacagTGCAAAGGGTTGCATTTATCTATGTTTGCAGTGAGACATGGAAAATCAGATGTAGATGATTAGACTGTTAGAAAAGTTGGGAAGGAAGTCTCACTCCCCATCATAgaatttcctttttcatttcattgttctctttatttctctccttttgtcttttgttcCCTCTGCCATCCTCTCTCCTTGCCCTGCTGTCTGATTTATGGCAGGAGGAGCGCTAGAGTCCCAGCAGTCATCTGTCATGTGGAATCTGTGAcaaatatagtttatttttggaaatggGGACACAAAGTTAGTGATTACTTCCTGAGTCCACCAAAATGTACCAACTCGcctatttctttttctgtcaacACTGACGTTAATAAACAATCTGGGACATAATGTTATTCTGTCCTGTTAATCATGAAAACCTGCAGCGCTTGActtacaatgaaaataatatgacTTCAGTTAATCTGCTCTACTGCATCATTTCACCGCAGGACTCTGGTCTCAGGGGAAATGGCTCAACTAGGAGATAATAAATCATCTTCTTTCTGGAGCAAACATTTTTAGCTGACCTAAAAAAGCCAATATAAGTGAGTTGAAAATCACCTGTATTATCACTGCAGGCAAACTTGATTATTAATTTGCTCTACCCAAAATGAGAATGTTATAAACCTTCAAAGAAATCTTTATGGGATGCCTTTGACTTGACATGTCAAATACAATTTTTAATCATCCAATTATTTCCACCTCCAACCATTCGTCTCTTCACCTCTCCTACCTGCAGCACTTGTCTCTCTGACCTTTCTACTGTCATTTTACTAATGACCCAATGACCTACTTTtacagaaaagagagaagaaatgcACAACTGGAAGAcataaacagagaaagagagggagagatgctGGGGGAGGTGGTGCCGCATGCAGTGCACTATAAATAGGGGTGATAGTGGAGGTGCAGAATTGAAAAAGGggggaagggaggaaagggctggagaggaggatgaggcgGTCGGATAAGAGGAAGGCTTAAGTATTCGTATTGTGGTGAAACTGCTGTGACGGATTCAGAATAATCTGAGACAGTAGAGAGGTTTTGGAATTAGTAATCCACACAGAGATGGTCGCTTGAGGGTCATAAATAGAATCCATATTAGAATTATGAGTGCTTTCTCTTGGTTAATTTTAATTGCCTGAGTATTAATGTATGCTTTTCTTCTGTTCTCCTCAGCTGTGCGTTTTGGCCGTATTCCCAAACGGGAGAAGCAGAGACTTTTGGACGAGATGCAGAGCTACATGAACAGCCTCAACGAATCCGCTTCCATGGAGATGGAGGTATCGCCGCCAACAGATGCCCCCTGCAGTCCCCAGAACCAGACGAACGAAGAAGCGGGCTCCATATCGCAGTCTTACCTAAGAGACGAGAAACCAATCAAGATGGCTGCCGGCAACAGCAACATTGGCACTTCCTCATTCCGAAACAATTCAGTGCAGAAGCCTTCCCTGTCGAACTCGGGAACTCAGACCCATCACACGGTCCACGGGGAGCAGGCGAGCTACCTCGTCCCAACTAGCTGCCCTGTCTCCTCCACCAACAATGAAAACTCCACTATGGTCGACAACGCCAAGTACAACTTCTCTTCCAATCAGAATCAGTGCCCCGTCAGTGGTCGCCTATCATCTCAATCCtactcagccaatcagaacagtTACTCAGCCGCTGATTTCCAGAAGCAAAGTGCCTGCCCTTGGAAACTAAACGGAGGAGCCAAAGTCCTGGTGAGACTATATTTCATCCATTTATTGAGTATGTGAATATCATATGTCATCTGTCAATAGAAAGTCCATGTTActtattttcttctcttctctctcctgaaGGCATGTCCACTTAATTCATGTCCCGTGGCTCCGGCCAGTCGCTCCAGTCAGGAGGTGTGGGAGTCTTTCTCCCAGTGCTTCACTCCTGCTGTTAAAGAAGTAGTGGAGTTTGCAAAGAGCATTCCAGGCTTCCAGTCCCTCAGCCAGCATGATCAGGTCATGCTGCTCAAATCCGGCACTTTCCAGGTACATCCAACTAAATGTCATATTGTGTTTGGAGATGTTCGTTATTGTCTTTTTCTATCCTTTGGAGTCTCTTTTATACTGACATTGTCTTGTTCTTTTCACAGGTTCTGATGGTGAGATTCAGTTCACTGTTTGACCCCAAGCAGAGGACAGTGACCTTCCTCAACGGGCAGACATACTCCCTGGCTTCACTGAGGGCTCTAGGCATGGGCCCATTACTGGATGCCATGTTTGATTTCAGCGAGAAGCTTGCCTCTTTAGGTCTGGAGCCAGACGAGATGGCTCTTTTCATGGCCGTTGTGCTGGTTTCTGCTGGTAAGCTACAAACTAATACTTGTAAACAAAGCACATACTGTACGCACCAATTTCCTCATTTATAACCCCaattccctccctctctttctgcagaTCGATCCGGTATAGTGGAGGTGGGAGCTTTGGAGCAGTTGCAGGAGAATCTAATAAAAGCTCTGCGCTCTCTCATCACCAGTCGCCGTCCAGAGGACAGCACCCTCTTCCCAAAGTTGCTGCTGCGTCTGCCAGACCTGCGCACCCTGAACAACCACCACTCCGACAAGCTTTTAGCTTTCCGCATAGATCCTTGAACTACAAAAAGCTCAAACTTCCTGAGGTATCAGCTTTGGGGAGCATCCCTGCTCCCCATGCAAGCCTGGCCtgccacatacagtacactggACTCTGCATGATGGGCAGTTGCTGTGCCAAGTCTGACACTATAGAAACGTGAAAATATCAGTGATGGATGAAGGCACGGCAGGACGGGAAGGCTCCTGAACTCTAACTGATTCTTCCTCCTACCCAGGATTgctaaaaaacattaaaacatggctTTGTTCTTCCTTGGGTTCAACATCCAACCATAAAGTCATCATCTCTCCCTCGGGGAGTTTGTGCTGTAGACCAAAAAGAAGAGAGCGCTTGGTGTTCCCCACTAAACTTTGTCCTCCTATTCCAGCTTACAAAACTACACGAGGGAAGCACAAACTCTTGCAAGAGAAACACTAACATTTACATTCACTaacaatgatttatttctgtACATTCATgctaaaatgtgtaaaaggCACTTTACATACAGACCTCGTAGAtcaatatataacaatatatagCAATAGAAATGTTTAATACACAGTTGGGAGGAAGATTTGCGTGTGCCCTGTTGAAATGATATAAGCTATTTTCACAACATTTCACCATGTAAGGAATCTTTATAAAATCACCCATTTGTG
It includes:
- the nr1d4b gene encoding nuclear receptor subfamily 1, group D, member 4b, with protein sequence MLLLFRLYQQKLLGSNSRQSSIRRPPISSTELNNTDLRNMEHSPGGGVILYAGSSGSASPSPGSPSSGYQTQSPSSHSQPSSPEAVSFQEIGPLKQRGERRGGTPSPKLVFQFPEVNNAPVAQVSTVSSATFSHPTVAKRPCGFTGTFTKTGGMVLLCKVCGDIASGFHYGVHACEGCKGFFRRSIQQNIHYKMCVKNENCLIMRMNRNRCQHCRFKKCLSVGMSRDAVRFGRIPKREKQRLLDEMQSYMNSLNESASMEMEVSPPTDAPCSPQNQTNEEAGSISQSYLRDEKPIKMAAGNSNIGTSSFRNNSVQKPSLSNSGTQTHHTVHGEQASYLVPTSCPVSSTNNENSTMVDNAKYNFSSNQNQCPVSGRLSSQSYSANQNSYSAADFQKQSACPWKLNGGAKVLACPLNSCPVAPASRSSQEVWESFSQCFTPAVKEVVEFAKSIPGFQSLSQHDQVMLLKSGTFQVLMVRFSSLFDPKQRTVTFLNGQTYSLASLRALGMGPLLDAMFDFSEKLASLGLEPDEMALFMAVVLVSADRSGIVEVGALEQLQENLIKALRSLITSRRPEDSTLFPKLLLRLPDLRTLNNHHSDKLLAFRIDP